A window from Opitutia bacterium ISCC 52 encodes these proteins:
- a CDS encoding DUF1080 domain-containing protein, translating into MKLRSVLTLISLCLSLVAADVSAHELSPAEKAAIALPDSYEGLPGDGPIRGQHDWFQNVWNQRRGSWHHRTEQDQGAVVFLGDSISHGWRDLPNLFPELKIANRGISGDTTRGMLIRLDEDVLALNPSAVVMLMGTNDLADGATPEQIYGNVKLMLDAFKAHNPDMPIILCRVMPSHPDKKRTPEDIQAINDALASVAKGDIRITVLDTWTLFANEEGNSKLEEFPDLLHPNGKGYKKWAEALRPVFATLGMVETAPDTFVVENDFVPLFSGKNLNGWGFKVTPPRKPNKNGLIFSSFDKPENFYGKTVSSDGRYLAINDRLVVTTPTEGRRIQQLWTTRDFEKDFVLKLEFRATPNADSGVFLKGKQLQCRDFPLAGPYTDLKHYRQGGWNELVITVTGTTAHATCNGEVIEEAMEIPAKGAIGLEGDRGQIEYRRIRIKEM; encoded by the coding sequence ATGAAGCTACGTTCTGTACTTACTCTAATTTCTCTATGTCTCAGTTTGGTTGCTGCTGATGTCTCAGCACACGAATTATCTCCAGCTGAGAAGGCAGCCATCGCTCTGCCAGATAGTTATGAAGGCCTTCCAGGAGATGGCCCGATTCGAGGTCAACATGACTGGTTTCAGAATGTGTGGAATCAGCGGCGAGGATCTTGGCATCACCGCACCGAACAAGATCAGGGTGCGGTTGTATTCTTAGGGGATTCCATATCGCATGGATGGCGAGATCTACCTAATCTCTTTCCTGAACTCAAAATCGCTAATCGTGGCATCAGTGGTGATACGACGCGGGGTATGCTCATCCGATTGGATGAAGATGTCCTGGCGCTTAATCCAAGTGCGGTCGTGATGCTTATGGGAACCAATGACCTGGCCGATGGTGCGACTCCTGAACAAATTTATGGCAATGTGAAATTGATGCTCGATGCGTTCAAAGCTCACAACCCGGACATGCCTATCATTTTGTGTCGGGTTATGCCTAGTCATCCCGATAAGAAACGCACGCCGGAAGATATTCAGGCCATCAACGATGCTTTGGCCTCCGTTGCTAAAGGCGATATCCGTATTACTGTCTTGGATACCTGGACACTGTTTGCGAATGAGGAAGGTAACTCCAAGTTGGAAGAGTTTCCCGACCTACTTCATCCCAATGGTAAAGGCTACAAGAAATGGGCAGAGGCCTTGCGTCCTGTTTTTGCCACGCTCGGTATGGTCGAGACCGCTCCCGATACTTTTGTTGTTGAGAATGATTTTGTTCCTCTCTTCAGCGGGAAAAACTTAAATGGTTGGGGCTTTAAAGTGACTCCTCCTCGTAAGCCGAATAAGAACGGACTGATATTTTCTTCCTTCGATAAGCCTGAGAATTTTTATGGAAAAACCGTCAGCAGTGATGGTCGTTATTTGGCCATCAATGATCGACTGGTAGTGACCACTCCGACTGAGGGTCGTCGGATCCAACAGCTTTGGACCACGCGTGATTTTGAAAAAGACTTCGTGTTGAAACTGGAATTCCGCGCTACACCCAATGCCGACAGTGGAGTGTTTCTAAAAGGTAAACAGCTCCAGTGCCGCGACTTTCCTTTGGCAGGTCCCTATACGGACTTAAAGCACTATCGCCAAGGTGGTTGGAACGAACTGGTCATCACCGTCACGGGAACGACCGCGCATGCTACCTGCAACGGGGAAGTTATCGAAGAGGCTATGGAGATTCCAGCCAAGGGCGCCATCGGTCTGGAAGGGGACCGTGGTCAGATCGAGTACCGACGAATTCGAATTAAAGAGATGTGA
- a CDS encoding acetylxylan esterase, whose product MTLANGRRPGFNYEEDKVPEYTLPDPLILEDGSKIRSAAQWIGRQRGEILALFEDQMYGRRPGRPVLKRVSTEAVEANVLNGKAHRTELVIRYEDVSPDFEMRVLMYIPVGEGPHPVFLGYNFNGNHTIQADPEITLSDKWMRKGNENGNVNHRATDAARGLSANRWPVETIIDRGYALATVYYGDVEPDHKDGWKHGVRAHIKTDESGNPLALEDWSAISAWAWGLSLVVDEFGKMSHIDGSKIAVIGHSRLGKTSLWAGAADPRFALVISNNSGCGGAALSRRAFGETVKKINDTFPHWFCKSFKQYNANEAALPLDQHMLISLMAPRPVYIASAVEDEWADPHGEFLSGKHAGPVYELFGKSGVGVEKQPPLNQPVGDSIGYHIRTGKHDVTGFDWEQYLNFADRHFND is encoded by the coding sequence ATGACCTTAGCTAATGGACGGCGACCCGGGTTTAACTATGAAGAGGACAAAGTTCCTGAATATACCTTGCCGGATCCTTTGATCCTTGAAGATGGATCTAAAATTCGGTCAGCCGCCCAATGGATAGGGAGGCAGCGTGGTGAGATCTTGGCGTTATTCGAAGACCAAATGTATGGGCGTCGACCAGGGCGACCAGTTCTAAAGCGTGTTTCGACTGAGGCTGTAGAAGCTAATGTATTGAATGGGAAAGCCCACCGTACGGAGCTTGTTATTCGCTACGAGGATGTAAGCCCTGATTTTGAAATGCGCGTCTTGATGTATATTCCGGTTGGCGAAGGTCCCCATCCCGTGTTTCTCGGGTACAATTTTAATGGCAACCACACCATACAAGCTGACCCGGAAATAACCTTGTCCGACAAATGGATGCGAAAGGGGAATGAAAATGGAAACGTAAACCACCGTGCGACCGATGCTGCTCGGGGATTAAGCGCAAACCGCTGGCCGGTGGAAACGATTATTGATCGTGGTTATGCGTTAGCCACGGTTTATTATGGGGATGTAGAACCCGATCATAAGGACGGTTGGAAGCACGGCGTTCGCGCACATATTAAGACCGATGAGTCGGGTAACCCGTTGGCGCTGGAAGACTGGAGTGCCATATCGGCGTGGGCCTGGGGATTGAGCCTGGTGGTGGATGAGTTCGGAAAAATGTCACACATCGACGGTTCTAAGATCGCCGTGATTGGTCACTCGCGACTGGGGAAGACTTCCCTCTGGGCTGGGGCGGCGGATCCTCGATTTGCACTCGTGATTTCAAACAATTCTGGTTGCGGTGGTGCTGCACTGAGTAGACGGGCATTCGGCGAAACGGTTAAAAAGATCAACGATACTTTCCCCCATTGGTTTTGTAAGAGTTTCAAGCAGTATAATGCTAACGAGGCAGCCTTGCCGCTCGATCAGCATATGTTGATTTCTCTGATGGCCCCCCGACCGGTTTATATCGCGAGTGCCGTGGAAGATGAGTGGGCGGATCCCCATGGAGAGTTTCTTTCGGGAAAGCATGCCGGACCCGTGTATGAGCTCTTTGGCAAATCGGGCGTTGGAGTAGAGAAGCAGCCACCCCTCAATCAACCTGTAGGTGACTCAATCGGGTATCATATACGTACGGGAAAGCACGATGTGACCGGTTTCGATTGGGAGCAGTATTTGAATTTTGCCGACCGCCACTTTAACGATTAA